In one window of Episyrphus balteatus chromosome 3, idEpiBalt1.1, whole genome shotgun sequence DNA:
- the LOC129914060 gene encoding serine protease 7-like, with the protein MFSKYTSNLMIGVLVACLLVQFSRAENSCTTPYNKNGTCISIRDCAPLLSLISKTPLSDADKQFAKQSQCENGIGSLPHVCCPTEEPSVNNGEGNILPSVPQCGKVSPGNRILNGIHPSLDEFPWLALLEHSDIQNDNRSVFYCVGSLINSRYVLTAAHCITGAILQRVGPLNRVRLGEYDLSVEIDCEGGICADTFVNMKIEATIPHPQYNESNRNRENDIGLIRLDEVVTYTKYIKPICLPSALGQPSSLTTGTNLIVSGWGDTTISRESYIKQKVFIPIIDFQECSEKYATRRIQLASSQLCAGDQSFRGSCVGDSGEPLMSGGGKINYAIEGVNSFNRCGIDEWPGVYTKVSDFESWIRSTIRP; encoded by the exons atgttttcaaaatacacTAGTAATTTAATGATAGGTGTTTTAGTTGCATGTCTTCTAGTACAATTTTCAAGAGCGGAAA ATTCTTGTACAACTCCATATAACAAAAATGGAACTTGCATCTCAATACGCGATTGCGCACCTCTTCTGTCACTTATTTCAAAGACACCTCTCTCGGACGCTGATAAACAATTTGCGAAACAATCTCAGTGTGAGAATGGAATTGGTAGCTTACCGCATGTTTGTTGTCCAACTGAGGAACCCTCAGTTAACAATGGAGAAGGAAATATCTTACCTTCTGTGCCACAATGTGGAAAAGTTTCACCGGGTAACCGTATCTTAAATGGAATTCACCCTTCATTGGATGAATTTCCTTGGTTGGCACTTCTGGAGCACTCGGATATTCAAA atgatAATAGGTCCGTTTTTTACTGTGTGGGAAGTCTTATCAATTCAAGATACGTCTTAACTGCAGCACACTGCATTACAGGAGCCATTCTTCAAAGAGTTGGACCATT aaatcgTGTTCGACTTGGAGAATATGATCTCTCCGTGGAAATCGATTGTGAGGGAGGAATTTGTGCCGATACTTTTGTTAATATGAAAATTGAAGCGACAATACCTCATCCGCAGTACAATGAGTCAAATCGAAATAGGGAAAATGATATTGGACTTATTCGTTTAGATGAAGTTGTTACTTATACAAAATATATCAAACCAATTTGTTTGCCATCGGCATTGGGTCAACCATCATCATTGACAACGGGTACTAATTTAATAGTATCTGGTTGGGGTGATACTACTATAA GTCGAGAAAGCTACATTAAGCAAAAAGTATTCATACCCATCATAGATTTTCAGGAGTGTTCTGAAAAATATGCAACAAGACGCATACAACTTGCATCTTCACAACTTTGTGCCGGTGACCAATCGTTTAGAGGCAGTTGCGTAGGTGACTCTGGTGAACCGCTTATGAGCGGAGGGGGTAAAATTAATTATGCTATTGAAGGTGTTAATTCATTTAATAGATGTGGAATTGATGAATGGCCAGGAGTTTATACAAAAGTATCAGATTTTGAATCTTGGATCAGAAGCACTATTAGACCATAA